From a single Nostoc sp. MS1 genomic region:
- a CDS encoding RsmB/NOP family class I SAM-dependent RNA methyltransferase, translating into MEKPSNLLLKLARRLFENPDKQEEFIDALVAPQPFNPCILWCQNRPNNLPFFIESPISWQPSFVDRLPLGEKPGQHSLHHQGYFYCLDFSSVFAASILLTIPQSVKLVFDMCAAPGGKSIFAWQALHPELIICNEVIGKRLGMLISNLKRCHISPSFVVNRDSSIFAEHMPLSSNLVLVDAPCTGQSLLAKGEKAPGCFHPTAINKSANRQKRIIANSAKLVAPQGYLAYMTCTYSPEENEQVCEWFLSRFPQFQAIKINHLEEYQSHLTTIPCYRLFPQDRLGAGAFTILFQNTDEGQFKEIEQDIFQNLGIIHKL; encoded by the coding sequence ATGGAAAAACCATCGAATTTACTACTGAAACTCGCACGACGTTTGTTTGAAAATCCTGATAAACAAGAAGAATTTATTGATGCTTTAGTTGCTCCTCAACCTTTTAACCCTTGTATTCTTTGGTGTCAAAATAGACCAAATAATCTACCTTTTTTCATAGAATCTCCCATAAGTTGGCAACCCTCATTTGTTGACCGTCTGCCTTTAGGAGAAAAACCGGGTCAGCATAGCCTACATCATCAAGGATATTTCTATTGTTTAGATTTTTCCTCTGTATTTGCAGCGTCTATTTTATTAACAATTCCTCAATCAGTAAAGTTAGTTTTTGATATGTGCGCCGCTCCAGGCGGTAAAAGTATTTTTGCTTGGCAAGCCTTACACCCAGAATTAATTATTTGTAACGAAGTAATTGGTAAACGTTTAGGAATGTTAATTTCTAATTTAAAACGTTGTCATATTAGCCCTAGTTTTGTCGTTAATCGAGATTCTAGTATTTTTGCAGAACATATGCCCTTATCTAGTAACCTAGTCTTAGTAGATGCACCTTGCACCGGGCAATCTCTATTAGCTAAGGGGGAAAAAGCACCCGGATGTTTTCATCCTACTGCTATTAATAAGAGTGCTAATCGTCAAAAAAGAATCATAGCGAACTCTGCAAAGCTTGTTGCTCCGCAAGGTTATCTTGCATACATGACTTGTACCTATTCTCCCGAAGAAAATGAGCAAGTATGTGAATGGTTTTTATCACGCTTTCCTCAATTCCAAGCAATAAAAATCAACCATCTAGAAGAATATCAGTCACACTTAACTACTATTCCTTGTTATCGTTTGTTCCCACAAGATAGATTAGGCGCTGGTGCTTTTACTATACTTTTTCAGAATACAGATGAAGGGCAATTTAAGGAAATTGAACAAGATATTTTTCAGAACTTAGGTATTATACATAAATTATAG